The following are encoded together in the Scomber scombrus unplaced genomic scaffold, fScoSco1.1 SCAFFOLD_67, whole genome shotgun sequence genome:
- the LOC133976968 gene encoding neoverrucotoxin subunit alpha-like, with product MTTSYPIEMAALGRPFTLGMLYDTRKGVLIPGFTLWDTKTLQENTVDTTQRCSDFHITSSDSIESKSSLLDVEASLKVSFMSGQIEVGGSAKYLNDQKKFKNQSRVTLQYKTTTIFKQLSMNKFAILDEQQKADIEKSTATHVVTGILYGANAVFVFDSEKLDASNVQEIQGHMEAVIKKIPSFDIEGKVDIKMTEEEKALTEKFSCKFYGDLILESNPATFVEAVKTYVELPKLLGENKENAVPLKVWLMPLKNFDSKAAELKAEVSTGLVKNVENTVEDLGTVEMRLNDSLADRVSKNFPQIRKSLRSFQRQRNKYTSGLQQAMAKTVISIREGKEDESSLKKLLEDREKSPFSHEKLSKWLDHKEREINVIGSCVDMMKGTNTKIVPNQSELDEEVLAPGVEDALCFVFTSLESADGCLKAMQNYSHSLELRSTDEEPWYFSNEVLTKMREKAKAFHDLAKPLKNSSSVRFLATAIANEKHKGATIYHYNEGILVTDDFSKPAVPPVEKIKDKHALMWYACDLSLDPNTVNYNLILSDDNKKVTFGAKQEYPENPERFDTCPQVLCREGLTGRHYWEVEFSGDYNEEKAVGVAYKQIGRKGKDKIHLGRNAQSWCFGVVAAQSKLFAGHNSKWWSGPLPSTGCKRVGVYLDWPAGTLSFYNVSSNKLSHLYTFKAHFTQPVYPGYLLGNSQNAPKIW from the exons ATGACAACCTCTTATCCAATAGAGATGGCTGCCCTGGGTCGACCTTTCACCTTAGGGATGCTCTACGATACTCGTAAAGGTGTACTGATACCAG gTTTCACATTGTGGGATACCAAAACTTTACAAGAGAACACAGTTGACACCACTCAGCGCTGCAGTGACTTTCACATTACATCATCTGACTCCATTGAATCCAAGtcatctctgctggatgttGAAGCTTCTCTGAAGGTCAGTTTCATGAGTGGACAGATTGAAGTTGGAGGATCTGCCAAGTACCTGAATGACCAGAAGAAATTCAAGAATCAGAGCAGAGTGACCTTACAGTATAAAACTACCACCATCTTCAAGCAGTTGTCCATGAATAAATTTGCAATCCTGGACGAGCAACAGAAAGCTGATATTGAGAAGAGCACCGCCACACACGTGGTCACTGGCATCCTTTATGGAGCAAATGCTGTCTTTGTATTTGACAGTGAGAAGTTAGATGCTAGCAATGTTCAGGAGATCCAGGGCCACATGGAAGCTGTGATAAAGAAGATTCCATCATTTGATATTGAGGGGAAAGTTGACATCAAGAtgactgaagaagaaaaagcccTGACAGAGAAATTCTCCTGCAAATTCTACGGGGATCTCATTCTTGAAAGCAACCCTGCAACATTTGTAGAGGCAGTGAAGACTTATGTAGAGCTTCCAAAGCTACTgggagaaaataaagagaatgCTGTTCCACTGAAGGTCTGGCTGATGCCATTGAAGAATTTTGATTCTAAAGCTGCTGAGCTGAAGGCTGAGGTCAGTACTGGATTAGTGAAGAACGTTGAAAATACTGTCGAAGATCTTGGGACGGTAGAAATGAGATTAAATGATTCTCTGGCAGACAGAGTGTCAAAGAACTTTCCACAGATTCGCAAAAGTCTGAGAAGTTTCCAAAGACAGCGTAACAAGTACACATCTGGACTCCAACAGGCCATGGCGAAGACAGTCATCTCCATCCGTGAAGGCAAAGAAGATGAGAGCTCACTGAAGAAACTCttagaagacagagaaaagtcCCCATTCAGTCATGAAAAACTAAGCAAGTGGCTGgatcacaaagagagagagatcaatGTCATTGGGTCCTGTGTCGACATGATGAagggaacaaacacaaaaatcgTTCCAAATCAGTCAGAGTTGGATGAAGAGGTTCTTGCTCCAGGTGTAGAAGATGCTCTGTGCTTTGTCTTCACCTCTCTGGAAAGTGCTGACGGCTGCCTTAAAGCGATGCAGAACTACTCGCATTCACTTGAATTAAGAAGTACTGATGAAGAACCCTGGTACTTCTCAAATGAAGTGTTAaccaaaatgagagaaaaagccAAAGCTTTCCACGATCTTGCCAAACCTCTCAAGAACAGCAGCAGTGTCCGTTTCCTTGCAACAGCCATAGCAAATGAGAAACACAAAGGAGCGACCATCTACCATTACAATGAGGGCATTCTGGTCACTGATGACTTTTCAAAGCCTGCCGTCCCTCCTGTGGAGAAGATCAAAGACAAACATGCTTTAATGTGGT atgcctgtgatcTCTCCCTGGACCCAAACACAGTAAACTACAACCTTATTCTTTCTGATGACAACAAGAAGGTGACATTTGGAGCAAAGCAGGAATATCCTGAAAACCCAGAGAGGTTTGATACTTGCCCTCAGGTGTTGTGCAGAGAGGGGCTGACTGGGCGCCATTACTGGGAGGTTGAGTTCAGTGGGGATTATAATGAAGAAAAAGCTGTAGGTGTTGCATACAAACAAATTGGCAGGAAAGGGAAAGACAAAATTCATTTAGGAAGAAATGCTCAGTCTTGGTGTTTTGGTGTTGTTGCTGCCCAATCAAAGCTCTTTGCAGGGCACAATAGTAAGTGGTGGTCTGGCCCTCTTCCCTCAACTGGCTGTAAACGTGTTGGAGTGTATCTGGACTggcctgctggcactctgtccttttaCAATGTCTCCTCTAACAAACTGAGTCACCTCTACACCTTCAAAGCTCACTTCACACAACCTGTTTACCCTGGCT